AATCTGCGTTATTCGCCAAACTGGTCAGTGTAATTGGTTCTAAAAAAGCGCAGATCCAGCATGCTCAGGTCATGACCACAAAAGATGGCTATGTTGTCTTTAGTTTTGTTATCTTAGAAGTGAATGGCGACCCACTCAGTACTGGCCGTGCAGCGGGGATCAGAAAAGGCTTGGAAACTTTACTGAAAGATCCGAAAAGAAAGATCCGGGTTAAGAAAAACCGCTCACAGAAGTTTAAAGACTTTAATATCAAACCTAAAATTATACTGCGCCCGCACGCACGCGACGATCGCAGCCTAATTGAAATTCAGGCTATTGATATTCCGGGGTTACTGACTAAAATTGCTGAGGTATTTCAGGCCTATTCACTACATATTCATGCCGCGCGCATTACAACCGTCGGCGAACGCGCAGAAGACTTTTTCGTCGTCTCAAACAAAGATTACAAGGCACTGGATGAAGTACAAAAAGCTGAGCTTCATCGTGCCCTACTCAAAAAATTAAATGCTGAAACAGATTAACGAGGAATTTATGTCTGATTTAAAAACGACTATTGAAACCGCGTGGGAAAACCGCGATACCATTACTCCAACCACGGTATCAGACGAAGTAAAACAAGCGATTGTCAACGCACTGGAAATGCTAGATTCAGGTGCAGCGCGCGTTGCTGAAAAAATTAGTGGTGAGTGGGTTGTACATCAATGGTTGAAAAAGGCGGTGCTGCTGTCTTTTAGAATTCGTGACAACCAACCAATGAGCGATGGCGTTAACCAGTTTTACGATAAAGTACCATTAAAATTCTCAGACTATACGCCAGAGCAGTTCCAACAAGGTGGTATGCGCGTGGTACCAAACGCGGTAGCGCGTCAAGGCAGCTTTGTGGGTAAGAACGTGGTACTTATGCCGTCCTACGTCAATATTGGCGCATATGTTGATGAAGGCACTATGGTTGATACTTGGGCAACCGTAGGCTCGTGTGCACAAATCGGTAAAAACGTACACCTATCTGGTGGTGTGGGCATTGGTGGCGTATTGGAGCCGCTACAAGCCAATCCAACGATTATTGAAGATAACTGTTTCATCGGTGCACGTTCTGAAATTGTCGAAGGTGTGATTGTTGAAGAAGGTGCAGTTATCTCCATGGGTGTTTATATTTCACAAAGTACTCGTATTTACGACCGTGAAACTGGTGAAATCCATTATGGTCGCGTGCCAGCTGGTGCGGTGGTAGTACCAGGATCACTACCAAGTAAAGATGGATCTCATAGCCTGTATGCAGCAATTATTGTGAAAAAAGTAGATCAGCAAACTCGCGAGAAAGTTGGCATTAATGCTCTACTTCGCTCATTAGACGACTAATCGAGCGACTTTTCGATAAGGGAGCCTTATGCTCCCTTATTCATGCATTACCAGCGGTAGTCTAGTGAAACCAGAATGTTTCTTGGTCTTCCCGGAAAGTACCTTTCGCCACTAAATGAAGTGTAATCGGCACGCTCAGCATAACGTTCGTCGGTTAGATTTTTCACTCTCATCGTCAACGCCAAATGCGGATTTACCTGCCACTTTCCTCTTAAGCTCAGCAAATCGTGACCAGAATAACGATGAAGATTTTCGGGGTCAGTAAAATACTCTCCTACATGATGCCAAGCTAAAGACCAACTGAGGTTATCCAGTGCTTGCCAGTGCAATTGGGCGTTAATGACGTTCCTTGGTGCTGAATCTAGATCGTTGCCGTTTATATTGATGCCACCAAGAATATTATCTTGTTCATAGGTATGCCTAGCACGCGTTGCGGCGAGATTTACCTGCCAATGTGCTGAGAATGAATAACTCAACTCCAACTCCACACCTCGGTGTCTTGAGCGACCATCGTTGATATAGAAAAAGTCGCTATCTCGGAAGATCAAATTTTCTTTTTCCATGTCATAAATTGCGACTTGATAGCCAAGACTATCTGCACTCCCCTTTAGGCCAAGCTCGATATTGTCCGCCTTTTCTTCCTCTAGCGATGCTTTTACCTGCTCTCGCTGCAATTGATATAGCTCAGCAGTTTGTGGTGCGCGATAGCCTTGAGACACGTTAGCATAGGCAATATGCCGCTCAGTGAATGCATAGCTTAAACCAAATTTTGGTGAAAAATAAGCAAAGCTATCTTTGCCACTGGCTGGGCGACTATAACGACATCCTCCCATTGAACACACCGAGCCATCTTCTTTGGTGCGCCCAATAGGCAAAAAGTTGCGATAATCGTATTTCATTGACTCAAAACGACCGCCCAGTTCAACTAACCAGTTACCCTGTCGCCAACTGAGACTTGCAAAAGGCGCGAGTTGCCTTGCATCTACTTCATAGTCGTAATGCTTTCCTGTAGGAATAGTTGCCTGCAAAAATGCAGAGCCTTCAGTAGGCGTAGGCTGATACTGCAACATCTCGCCTCGGGTATATTCCGCATCCATTCCCCAATCTAGTTGTATTGAGTCACTTAATTCAGTGTGTATAAGCGTTTGCAACCCCACACCAGTTTGACCATTTTCTTCAAACGGCTTACCCGGCAAGAAATGCTTAACAAACTCCATCTCTTGCCAGCGTACATAAGGTTTTATCAGCACGGTGTTGTTATCATCAAAGTGCCCGGTTATTTCTGTCCAAGCTCTAAATGACTTAGCCTTTCTAAATGCTTCAGGGTTTTCGTTTTGCTTTGCCAATTGCTTATTTTTATAGCTGTCCACTCCTGTTACATAACCCGCCGTTTGCTGATCTAAGTGGGTATATGTCATTCCAGATACGACACCAATCTTCTCGCCTTC
This portion of the Pseudoalteromonas sp. GCY genome encodes:
- a CDS encoding TonB-dependent receptor, with product MKKMVLVFASCALASQFSEATENNEFEIITTTASRLAETAGERPVSLSLLTEAQLDDTGVTHIEKALRLVAGANVQHGNGQEYLPALRSQVLSGAGACGGILMAEDGIALRAAGFCNINELFESHFEAAERIEVLKGPNSVLYGSNAVHGVVNVITSNRIQKTPRIALDIGSYGYSRTRIQAGDKALGLGAALTLTKDTGYRDDESVEQQKLSVKHQYEGEKIGVVSGMTYTHLDQQTAGYVTGVDSYKNKQLAKQNENPEAFRKAKSFRAWTEITGHFDDNNTVLIKPYVRWQEMEFVKHFLPGKPFEENGQTGVGLQTLIHTELSDSIQLDWGMDAEYTRGEMLQYQPTPTEGSAFLQATIPTGKHYDYEVDARQLAPFASLSWRQGNWLVELGGRFESMKYDYRNFLPIGRTKEDGSVCSMGGCRYSRPASGKDSFAYFSPKFGLSYAFTERHIAYANVSQGYRAPQTAELYQLQREQVKASLEEEKADNIELGLKGSADSLGYQVAIYDMEKENLIFRDSDFFYINDGRSRHRGVELELSYSFSAHWQVNLAATRARHTYEQDNILGGININGNDLDSAPRNVINAQLHWQALDNLSWSLAWHHVGEYFTDPENLHRYSGHDLLSLRGKWQVNPHLALTMRVKNLTDERYAERADYTSFSGERYFPGRPRNILVSLDYRW
- the dapD gene encoding 2,3,4,5-tetrahydropyridine-2,6-dicarboxylate N-succinyltransferase, whose protein sequence is MSDLKTTIETAWENRDTITPTTVSDEVKQAIVNALEMLDSGAARVAEKISGEWVVHQWLKKAVLLSFRIRDNQPMSDGVNQFYDKVPLKFSDYTPEQFQQGGMRVVPNAVARQGSFVGKNVVLMPSYVNIGAYVDEGTMVDTWATVGSCAQIGKNVHLSGGVGIGGVLEPLQANPTIIEDNCFIGARSEIVEGVIVEEGAVISMGVYISQSTRIYDRETGEIHYGRVPAGAVVVPGSLPSKDGSHSLYAAIIVKKVDQQTREKVGINALLRSLDD